In Verrucomicrobiota bacterium, the genomic window TGTTCGGGCCGACGGAGAGCGACGGGATTTGCGTGCAGGCGCGGGTTTTCGGCACGCGCACGGGACGGCGGTTTCCCGCGATGGGCGTGGGGCTGAATGGCTACGCGGGCTACCGGCTGCAAATCGTGCCCGCGAAAAACTTGCTCGAGCTGAGCCGGACGATCGACGGCGAGGAGCGCGTGATCGCGAGCGCGCCGTTCGAATGGCAGTCCGGCGCGTGGACCGTCCTCCGGTTGCAGGTCCGCAAGGAGAAGGCAAACACGTGGCGCGTCGAGGGCAAGGCCTGGCCACAAACCGCGAAGGAACCCGCGACGTGGCAGATCAACCATGAGGATGTCGCGAAGGACGCCGAGAAGGAGTCGCCGCGGCAAGGCCGCCCAGCCATTTGGGGCAAGCCGTATTCCGGCACGCCGATCCGTTTCGACGATCTGCTCATCACGAGGGTGAAGTAATCGCGCGCCCGCCGCGACGGGTTTTCAATCCTCCGGACCGGCGCTCAGCCGGCAAGAAACGGGCGGCGCCTGCCAAAATCCGCGAAGCCGCCCGTCGCACGCGCCGGTAGACAACAGCCATGAGGACCGCGCGGCTGTTCCGGCGGTCCGGGACGATGCGGGCATCGTCCCCCGAAACCGCGACAGGCTTATGGCTGACCTCCCCAACATCCTGATCTTCCTCGTCCCTTACACGCTCGGCGTCATCTACCTCAAGTGCTGGCACAACTTCCTGAAGCACGAGGACCCCGATCACGCGCCGGAAGAGGCCACTTCCATGCGCGCGCCGAACTCTCCCGTCTCGAACCCGGGCACGCTCTCGCACGGTCACGCGTGAGGCCCGGTGCTAGAGATACTTCCGAAGCAGCGGTTCGAGTTCCGCGATGGTCTTCCGCGGCCACAGCTTGCGCTCGGTCATGATGGCGCAACGCAGCGCGTCGTGGCACGGCCAGCAGGGCGCGGCGGGGATTTGCGGGAGCACATCCGCGATGATCGCCTTCGCCTGCGCGGCATTCTTGCGGAGATTATCGAGCACCATCTCAACCGTGACGTGCGCCTCGTCGGCCTTCCAGCAATCGTAGTCGGTGATCATCGCCAAGTTCGAGTAAGCGATCTCGGCCTCGCGCGCGCACTTGGCCTCGCCGAGATTCGTCATGCCGATCACGTCGTAGCCAGCGCGGTGGTTCGTGAGCGACTCGGCGCGCGTGCTGAAGGCCGGGCCCTCCATGTTCACGTAAGTGCCGCCGTCGTGCGCGCGGGCGCCGAGCTTGCGCGCGCTTGCGAGCAGCAGCTTCCGCAACTCACCGCAAACCGGGTCGGCGAATGCCACGTGCGCCACGATGCCGCGGCCGAAGAATGTGTGTTCGAACGACCTCTTCGTGCGGTCGAGGAACTGGTCCGGCAACACGATGTCGCACGGCGCATACTTCGCCTGCAAGGACCCGACGGCGCTCACGCTGATGATCCACGCCACTCCGAGTTTCTTCATCGCCCAGAGATTGGCGCGGTGATTCAGTTCGGACGGCATGACGCGGTGTCCGCGTCCGTGCCGCGGCAGGAACACCACCTCGCGCCCGGCGAGCCGGCCCGTGAGCAGCGCGTCCGACGGCGCGCCAAACGGCGTGCGGACGCGGACCCATTGCTGATTCGTGAACCCCTCGATGTGATAGAGCCCGCTGCCGCCGATGATGCCGACGCGATGGGCGGGTTGCGGGGCGGGCGGGGTCCGTCGGGCGCGTTTCATGGGCGGCAAGGGTGCGGAATCAGCCGCGCGATGCAACGCAAAGTTACTCGCGGCTCATCGTGGCTTGCCGTCGCGCAGACAACCATGGGCCGGTGTTGGCCAACCGCCGCGCAGCCGCGCTCACACGAGCCCTTACGCTCGCCATGGCCATGAACACTGCATCCATTCGACCCGCGCGGCGCGATTCCGCCGCGACCACGCCCATCGAACCCTGGAACCTTCACGCCGAGGACTTCCCGTTGAACGCGCCCGTCGGCCGTCAACTCCGGTTCCTCCTGCAATACGCCGTCCTCGCGCCGTCGGGGCACAACACGCAGCCGTGGCTTTTCCGCGTGAAGGGCGGCACGGCCGATCTCCTCGCGGACCGTTCGCGCTCGCTTCCCGTGCTCGATCCCGACGACCGCGAGCTCGTCATCTCATGCGGCGGCGCGCTGCTGAATCTGCGCGTGGCGATGCGGCACTTTGGCTTCGCGCCCGAGGTCGAGCTCATGCCCGACCCGTCGAACCCGGACCTGCTGGCACGGGTGCGACTCGGCGAACGGAGGGTAAGCGTCGAGGAAGAGAAGCCGCTGTTCTCCGCGCTGCTCCAGCGCCACACGAACCGGGCGCCGTTCGAAAACAAGCCGCTGCCCGGCACGCTCCTGAAGTTGTTGCGAGCCGAGGCCTTCTCCGAGGGCGCGTGGCTTCACGTTGTCGAGGGAGAGCTGGACCGCCTGAAGCTCGCCGCAATGGTCGCCGAGGCCGACTGCCTGCAATGGGCGCACAAACAGTTCCGGCGCGAGATCGCCGCGTGGGTGCACCCGAATGGCAGCGCGAGCCGCGACGGCGTGCCGGGCTCGGCGAAGGGATTCGGCGATCTCGCCTCCCTTGCGAGCCCGCTCGTCATCCGCACGATTGACGCGGGATCAAACCGCGCGGCTCGCGACCGCGACATCGCGCTCGCGTCGCCGGTGCTCGCGATCATTGGCACGGACTCGGACACTCCCGCGGCATGGGTGGCGTCGGGCCAGGCGATGCAACGCGTGCTCTTGCGGGCGCGCGTCGAGCATGTGTGGGCGTCGTTTCTCAATCAGCCCGTCGAGATTCCCGAACTGCGCGGGCGACTCTCCGACCTGGTGGGCCGGACGGGCTTCCCGCACATCATCCTCCGCCTGGGTTACGGCCCGGAGATCAAGAAACCCACCCCGCGCCGGCCGGTCGAGGAAGTGCTCGTCGATTGATGAGCGGCGCCAGCCTGGTGAATCGTCCATGACCTCGTCCCGGCTATGACTTCCGCCGGGAACCGAATCGCCGCGGCCCGCGACAACGAAAGGCGGGAGGACTGCCTCCCGCCCTCGCGTCGCCGGGTTGGCCGGGCGCGCGATCTACACGAACTCATGCTCGCGTTCGCGCACGACGAGCACCGGGCACGGCGCATGGCGCACGACCTTCTCCGCGGTGCTGCCCATGAACATGTGCTTGAACCCGGTGTGACCGTGCGTGGAGATGATGATGAGGTCCACGTCGAGTTCGCGGGCCGTTGTCACGATTTCGTGATGCGGCAGGCCGACGCGCACGATGGTCCGCGTGGGAATCTCGGCGCCGACGTCCTCGCCGGCGATCTTCTCGAGTTCCTTGATCCCGCCGGCGCGCATCTGCGACTCGATGAGCGCGTAGTCGATGCCCCCGACTTCCGCGCCGACATAGGGAATGTGGGCGACGTAGAGGAGCGTGAGGCTCGCGCCGAATTGCCGCGCAAACGGGAGCGCGTAACGGAGGGCTTTCTTGGAGCACTCGCTGAAGTCCATCGGGACCAGCAGGCTCTTGATCTTGAACGGCGCCAGGGTGGTGGCGCGGTCCGATTCGGCGATCATGTCCGAGTCGCGCGGCCCCATTTCCATGAGGACGCTGCCGGACCGGGAGGCGGGCTTGATTTTCATAGGTCAGGTCGGGTTGGGGTTTGGTGTTCCGGGCAGGGTGACGTTCGGCGGGTTGATGCCCGTGCGCGGCGCGTGGATTGGCGCGGATTCACCGTGGGTTGGCGTGGGTGGTTCAAGCGGGAGCCATCGAGCGGACCCGGCGCCATCCGGCCAAGTTCCGGCCACACTTCCGCAACCGCCGTGGAGCGATCATGAAGCCCCGCAAACAATCTCGTGCCATGGCCAACGCCATCTCAGCGGGCGCGCGCGGAGCCGGAATGATTGCCGTCCCGCACCGGGCCGAGCGAGCGCCGCGCGCCCCCCGCCCGCTGCGGTCCGCGAGCACCGCGTTCGGGTTCCCGCGAAACAGCTTCGGGCACCGGTTCGTTTACGCCGTGATTTCACCGCGCGCCGCGGGGCTGTCCATCGGCGTGAACATGAACCCGGACAAGCACTGCAACTTCGACTGCGTCTATTGCGAGGTGAACCGCGAGACGCCGGGCGTGGACCGCGAGGCGGACATCCCGGTGCTCACGGCGGAATTGCGGGAGATGATCGCGTGGGCGCGGGAGTCTCGATTTGCGGCGCTCCCGGAATACCGGGGCGTGCCCGGGGAGCTGCTGCGGTTGCGCGAGGTGGCGCTGAGCGGCGATGGTGAGCCGACGCTGAGCCCGAACTTCCGCGAGATCGTCGAGGCCGTGGTGCACGTGCGCGCGCTCGCGGGGATGCCGTTCTTCAAGCTGGTGCTGCTGACGAATGCGACGGGCCTGGACTTGCCGGGAGTGTCCGAGGGACTCCGATGCTTTACCGCTCGCGACGAAGTCTGGGCCAAACTCGAGGTCGGCACGCAGTCGGGGATGGACCGCATCAACCGCGGCATCGTGCCGATCGAAAAGGTGCTGACCAACATCCGCAACCTTGCGCGCGAGCGGCCGGTGGTGATTCAGAGCCTGTTCTGCCGGCACCTCGGCGCGGGGCCGTCGTGGGATGAAATCACAGCCTACATCGCGCGGCTTAACGAACTCAAATCCGCCGGGGCCCAACTCCCGCTCGTGCAAATCTACTCCGCCTACCGCCCCACCGTTCACACCGAGTGCGAGCACCTCGCGCTGCCCGCGCTCTCGGAGATCGCACGCCGCGTGCGGCTCGAAACGGGTTTGCTCGTGCAGGTGTGTTAGGCGCGCCGCGCGCGGGCGCGTCACTCGATGATCCAGTGGCGGCCGCGCGGGCTCTGCGACTCACCGGAGGAGGACTTCTCAACACGGAAAAACGCCGTGTGCACGACCCGGTTTTCCTCGAGCAGGGCGCTGCCCGACACCGTCGGGCTCTGGAACCGCGCGTCCTCGCCCACACCCGCCGAGGGAAAGCTCCGCCCGCGGCACCGCGCGGCGCGGCGCAGAAAGGCCTGCGCGACGCGACGGGACTTCCCCGGGTCGGCCGGCTTCGCGTCGCGATCGAGGAGCGCGTCGAGCACGTAGCTTTTCACGAGCTTGCGATGCAGGCGCGCGAACGGGCGCTCCAGCGAGAGCGCGTCGAATCCCCCGACGCGCCCGTTCACGACGACAAGCAGTCCCTTCTGCCCGGGAAGCAGCATGAACGCATCGAGTGCCTGGCCGAGCTCCGCCTCGCGCGACTTGAAGACATCGTGCATCGCGTGTGTCTGCGACGGCACGGCGGCCTTCGCGCTCAGCTTGCCGATGCCATGCCAGACTTCGCCCTGGTCGGATGCGTAGCCACACTCTGCCAGGAGCGAAGCGGAGACGGAGCCCACCTTGCGCGAGCGGATTCTGGTTTCGAGCATGGCCTCCGACTCCTGAAAGCTCGCGGCCTGCGTGTAGGACCAGCGCCCGCGCTCCGTGCAGCTCACCGGGATGACCGTCTCGGAACGAGGCTTGAGCAGGATGCTCGTGTTGAGCACGCGGTTCTGCTTCGCGCCAAGAAGTTCCTCGCCGTCCACCAGCAGCACGCGCTCCTCGCCGCGGTTGATCACGAACAACTCGGGGACCGAGCCCGCCTGCGAAGTCTCGGTGACCTCGACCGTGCCGGCGCCGAGCGCCTCGCCGAGCGTCAGATACGGCGGGACGCCGTCCATCGCCGTCGACAACGGAAACAGCACGACGTGGCGGAACACTTGAGGTTCGCCCAGCATGAGCGAGTTCACAAACGCGGCGACAGGGGTGGGATTTGGGGATTGGGGGGTTGAGTTCATGCTCGCGTCCTCGCATGTTGGGTTTGTCAAAAACGGTCTGAGGCGGGAGGGAATCTTGCAGCGGCAAACGGCCGGACGCGCCGCGAGTGACGAGTCCACCGCGGCATGATTTCTCTGTCCAAAACCGGGCGAGGCCGCTTAACTGCCTGAGTTATCCCAACCAAAGGCCCCACCATGGATATCACTTGGAACTGTCCCAAATGCGGTCAGGAACTCTCGGCAGATGAAACGGTCGTCGGTCAGGAAATCGAGTGTCCCACTTGCAGCGCGGCGCAGGTCGTCCCGGAGTCGAAACCCGCGCCGGCGGCGCCGCCGCCGCCGCCGAAGATGACGCTGCCAGTGCCGACACCGATGCAGGGCAAGCCCGAGGAACCGAAGCCCGAGGAACCGAAGCCCGAACCAAAGCCCGAACCGAAGCCCGAACACAAGCCCCTTATCGTCACCCAGCACGAGGGACCCGCCGAGCGCCTCATCAAGAAGAAGTCCGATCCCACCGCGCCCACGGGATCGACGGAAAAGAAGATGCGGATCCGCTGCATCAAGCGGAACCTTTGCGAGGAGGTCGGGCACGACAAGTTCGAGGAAGTCGTGACCGCGTTCCTCAACAAGGTCGGCGAGGAGAACATCGTCAGCATCACGCCGGTGTCGTATGCATACGTGAACACGATCGGCCATGCGCTCAACGACTACGGTGTGCTGATCGTCTACCGGGGCTGAACGGCGCGGCCTGCCGCACTCGGTTTCTGGACTCGCGGGGCCGGTCGCTGCTACGCTCCCCGGCACGACACCGCATGATCGTGCCGCCACCCCGTCCAATGCCTGCTCGCTGATTTCCCCCGCGCCAACTCGCGCCCGCAACCTGCCGTCCCCGCCAGTGTTGCTTGTCTCGCCAGACGCATGACGCCATCCACCACTTCCCGCGCGACGCTGCCGATCCTGATCGTGGACGACGACGACGGGCAGCGGAGCTTGCTGCGGACATTCCTCAACGGGCACGGGTTCGCCACGCTGTCTGCGGCGTCGGGAGAAGAGGCGCTCAAAACCCTCGCGGCGAGCGGCGTGTCGATGATGATTTCCGACGTGCGGATGCCCGGCATGTCCGGACTCGAGACGTTCCGGCGCGCCCGGCAGATGCACGCCACGCTGCCGGTGCTGCTTGTCACCGCCTATGCCGACATCCGCGATGCCGTGGGCGCGATGCGTGACGGCGCGCTCAACTACCTCGCCAAGCCCATCGACTTGGATGAGTTGCTCGCTTCGGTGCAGCGAGTCACCGGCGTCCGGCCCGCCGCGCCGGTCGCAGGCACGGGTGAGGTTTCGCTTCCGAAGGACATCATCGCCCGGAGCCCGCTGATGCTCGCGGTGTTTCACGACGCCGCGCTCGTCGCACCGTCCGTGAGCCGCGTGCTCATCACGGGCGAAAGCGGCGTGGGCAAGGAAGTGCTGGCGGACGTGATCCACCTCTGGAGCCCGCGCGCGAAGGGCCCGCTCGTGAAGGTGAATTGCGCGGCGATTCCGGAGACGTTGCTGGAGAGCGAACTCTTCGGCCACGAGAAGGGGGCGTTCACGGGCGCGGTCGCGCTGCGGACGGGGCGCTTCGAGGAGGCGGGCGGCGGCTCGATCTTCCTCGATGAGGTGAGCGAGATGTCGCCGCAGTTGCAGGCCAAGCTGCTGCGCGTCACGCAGGACGGTTGCTTCCGCCGCGTGGGCTCCGGCAGGGAGCTGCGCACCGACGCACGCATCCTCGCCGCGACGAACAAAAACCTCGACACGCTGATCCAGGAAGGCCGTTTCCGCGAAGACCTTTTTTACCGGCTCAATGTCGTCGAGATCAACGTCCCGCCTTTGCGCGAGCGACGTGATGACATCCTGCCGCTGGCGGCGCATTTCCTGGCCGGATTCGGCGCGGACAAGGCGCGCATCGCGGCGGGGTTCGTCGAGGTGCTGGAACGGTATTTGTGGCCGGGCAACGTGCGGGAGTTGCGCAACGCGATGGAACGCGCCGCACTGCTCTCGCACGGGAACATCGTGCTGCCCGAGCATCTGCCCGCGCGGGTTCGGGGATCCGCTACCGCGCCGGCGGCGGCGCCGGCGGCGGATTCGCAGCGACTCGATGAAGTCGAGCGCGACGCGATCCTCGCGGCGCTGCGTCGACACGATTTCAACCGCACCGAAACGGCAAAGGCGCTGGCCATCAGCCGGCGCGCGCTGACCTACAAATTGCAGCGCATGCGCGCGATGGGTCTCGCCGTGGACCGCCCCGGGCAGGGCGGGGACGGCGAGTGAACCGGATGAAGTGGATGGGGGATCGCGGCGAAACCGCATCCCGCCCGGGCACGGCGCTGATGCCTGCGGCTAAACTTCGAAATCGAAGGAGAGCGCCTTGTCCACGTGGGCATCCACGATCGCCCGCACGCGGGCGCGCTCGTCGTGCGCGAGGTAGGCATCACGCGCGGCGCCGTCCGCAAACGTCATGATGAACGCGTGGGTGAAGCCGTGGTTCATCGACTCGGGGTTGGTGTTCGGCCCGGCCACGTAGTCATCGATGCCCGGCACGGCCTCGGAGAGTTCGAGGATTTCGTTGAAGCACTGCTCGATCTGCTCGGG contains:
- the mtnP gene encoding S-methyl-5'-thioadenosine phosphorylase, whose amino-acid sequence is MKRARRTPPAPQPAHRVGIIGGSGLYHIEGFTNQQWVRVRTPFGAPSDALLTGRLAGREVVFLPRHGRGHRVMPSELNHRANLWAMKKLGVAWIISVSAVGSLQAKYAPCDIVLPDQFLDRTKRSFEHTFFGRGIVAHVAFADPVCGELRKLLLASARKLGARAHDGGTYVNMEGPAFSTRAESLTNHRAGYDVIGMTNLGEAKCAREAEIAYSNLAMITDYDCWKADEAHVTVEMVLDNLRKNAAQAKAIIADVLPQIPAAPCWPCHDALRCAIMTERKLWPRKTIAELEPLLRKYL
- a CDS encoding nitroreductase; translated protein: MNTASIRPARRDSAATTPIEPWNLHAEDFPLNAPVGRQLRFLLQYAVLAPSGHNTQPWLFRVKGGTADLLADRSRSLPVLDPDDRELVISCGGALLNLRVAMRHFGFAPEVELMPDPSNPDLLARVRLGERRVSVEEEKPLFSALLQRHTNRAPFENKPLPGTLLKLLRAEAFSEGAWLHVVEGELDRLKLAAMVAEADCLQWAHKQFRREIAAWVHPNGSASRDGVPGSAKGFGDLASLASPLVIRTIDAGSNRAARDRDIALASPVLAIIGTDSDTPAAWVASGQAMQRVLLRARVEHVWASFLNQPVEIPELRGRLSDLVGRTGFPHIILRLGYGPEIKKPTPRRPVEEVLVD
- a CDS encoding universal stress protein, yielding MKIKPASRSGSVLMEMGPRDSDMIAESDRATTLAPFKIKSLLVPMDFSECSKKALRYALPFARQFGASLTLLYVAHIPYVGAEVGGIDYALIESQMRAGGIKELEKIAGEDVGAEIPTRTIVRVGLPHHEIVTTARELDVDLIIISTHGHTGFKHMFMGSTAEKVVRHAPCPVLVVREREHEFV
- a CDS encoding sigma-54-dependent Fis family transcriptional regulator, with translation MTPSTTSRATLPILIVDDDDGQRSLLRTFLNGHGFATLSAASGEEALKTLAASGVSMMISDVRMPGMSGLETFRRARQMHATLPVLLVTAYADIRDAVGAMRDGALNYLAKPIDLDELLASVQRVTGVRPAAPVAGTGEVSLPKDIIARSPLMLAVFHDAALVAPSVSRVLITGESGVGKEVLADVIHLWSPRAKGPLVKVNCAAIPETLLESELFGHEKGAFTGAVALRTGRFEEAGGGSIFLDEVSEMSPQLQAKLLRVTQDGCFRRVGSGRELRTDARILAATNKNLDTLIQEGRFREDLFYRLNVVEINVPPLRERRDDILPLAAHFLAGFGADKARIAAGFVEVLERYLWPGNVRELRNAMERAALLSHGNIVLPEHLPARVRGSATAPAAAPAADSQRLDEVERDAILAALRRHDFNRTETAKALAISRRALTYKLQRMRAMGLAVDRPGQGGDGE
- a CDS encoding Dabb family protein, whose protein sequence is MARTKHIVLLKFKDGTAPEQIEQCFNEILELSEAVPGIDDYVAGPNTNPESMNHGFTHAFIMTFADGAARDAYLAHDERARVRAIVDAHVDKALSFDFEV